One region of Paenibacillus polymyxa M1 genomic DNA includes:
- a CDS encoding cellulase family glycosylhydrolase codes for MKKTITCLILFGLLMSMLPFKNVSAFENARLTQSATASSVEDSSKAADFAIDGDPQTRWSSQYSDPQWISVDLGSTTKINGVTLNWEAAYAKSYQVQTSTDDDHWTTVYSTTTGDGGIDKISFEVTDARYVKMNGIERATSYGYSLWEFEVHSADEPEDNSPPTAPSNLTSSSVSDTTVSLQWTESTDNVGVSSYDIYKGSDLVGSSASTSFIVTGLTANMAYSFYVKARDTAGNVSDASNVIDVTTSAADTNIVSGETYKLTAQHSGKNLEAGDSTADGAKVQQWTNNGSARQRWKVIDVGDGYYKLIVQSSGKALTVVGGSSEDGASVQQWTDSDLTNQKWKMIDVGGGYYKLLVQSSGKALDVIGGYTNDGANVQQWTDNGNDQQKWKFTLVDSTPDTTAPTAPANLKSYSKTNTSVSLVWTASTDDVDVTSYDVYNGTTLVDSTPTTSYTVTGLSANTTYSFTVKARDAAGNISTASNVLKVTTNSTTENTGFYINGTTLYDAKGNPFVMRGINHAYTWYKGQESVAIPAIAKTGANTIRIVLSDGQQWTKDDLSAIQNLITLSEQNKLVVVLEVHDGTGSDSATVLDNITNYWIEMKSALIGKESTVILNIANEWYGTWDGGGWAQGYKSVIPKLRNAGIKNTIIVDGAGWGQYPQSIFDYGKEVFNADPLKNTMFSIHMYEYAGGNAATVKSNMDNVLNKNLALLIGEFGIKHTSGDVDEATIMSYAEQKGVGYLAWSWKGNSPGLDYLDMTTDWQGSSLTEQGRIIIEGPNGIRATSKLSSVYSDSSNKQSSSKP; via the coding sequence ATGAAAAAAACCATAACATGCTTGATTTTGTTTGGACTGCTGATGAGTATGTTGCCGTTCAAAAATGTGAGCGCTTTCGAAAATGCTAGGCTTACCCAATCGGCAACCGCAAGCTCCGTCGAAGATTCAAGTAAAGCGGCTGATTTTGCGATTGATGGTGACCCGCAAACTAGATGGTCCTCACAATATTCAGATCCGCAGTGGATAAGTGTAGATCTTGGTAGCACCACCAAAATCAATGGCGTTACGCTCAACTGGGAAGCCGCTTATGCGAAGTCCTACCAAGTTCAGACATCGACGGATGATGATCATTGGACTACCGTCTATTCCACCACGACTGGAGATGGAGGAATCGATAAGATATCTTTCGAAGTAACAGACGCTAGATATGTAAAAATGAACGGTATCGAAAGAGCTACCAGCTACGGATATTCCCTTTGGGAATTTGAAGTGCATTCAGCTGATGAACCGGAGGATAACTCACCTCCAACAGCTCCCTCCAACCTGACTAGTTCCTCGGTATCAGATACAACAGTAAGCTTGCAGTGGACGGAATCTACAGATAATGTAGGTGTTTCCAGCTACGACATCTACAAAGGATCAGACCTCGTAGGATCCAGTGCGTCGACATCCTTCATCGTTACCGGTCTAACAGCCAACATGGCGTACAGCTTTTATGTGAAAGCCAGAGATACCGCAGGTAATGTGTCAGATGCAAGCAATGTGATTGATGTTACCACCAGCGCAGCTGACACAAATATTGTCTCAGGTGAAACTTATAAACTAACGGCACAGCATAGCGGAAAAAATCTGGAAGCAGGAGACTCAACTGCCGATGGAGCGAAGGTGCAGCAGTGGACGAACAACGGTAGCGCTCGGCAAAGATGGAAAGTCATTGACGTTGGCGATGGATATTATAAATTGATTGTGCAATCCAGCGGTAAAGCATTAACAGTGGTCGGAGGCTCTTCAGAAGATGGGGCTAGTGTACAGCAATGGACAGACAGCGATTTAACTAATCAAAAATGGAAAATGATTGACGTCGGCGGTGGATATTATAAGCTGCTTGTACAATCTAGCGGTAAAGCGCTGGATGTAATCGGAGGTTATACTAATGACGGGGCAAATGTGCAGCAATGGACGGATAACGGAAATGATCAGCAGAAATGGAAGTTTACGCTTGTTGACTCAACCCCTGATACAACGGCACCAACAGCACCAGCAAACCTGAAAAGCTACTCCAAAACAAACACTTCGGTAAGCCTTGTATGGACAGCATCAACAGACGATGTCGATGTCACCAGCTATGATGTGTATAATGGAACAACTTTGGTCGATTCAACCCCCACGACAAGTTATACGGTGACAGGGCTTAGCGCCAATACAACATACAGCTTCACTGTCAAAGCCAGGGATGCAGCAGGAAATATTTCAACAGCAAGCAATGTCCTAAAGGTTACGACGAATTCTACAACGGAGAATACAGGTTTTTATATTAATGGAACAACGCTTTACGATGCCAAGGGGAATCCGTTTGTTATGAGGGGAATCAATCACGCTTATACCTGGTATAAGGGGCAAGAGTCTGTAGCGATCCCTGCCATTGCAAAAACGGGAGCGAACACCATCAGAATCGTACTGTCGGATGGTCAGCAATGGACAAAAGATGATCTGTCTGCGATACAAAATTTAATCACTTTATCAGAGCAGAACAAATTGGTCGTTGTTCTAGAAGTACATGATGGCACAGGGTCTGACAGCGCTACTGTATTGGATAATATTACTAATTACTGGATTGAAATGAAAAGTGCACTCATTGGAAAAGAAAGCACCGTCATCCTCAATATCGCGAACGAATGGTATGGAACTTGGGATGGCGGAGGCTGGGCGCAAGGTTATAAGTCTGTTATACCTAAGCTCAGAAATGCTGGCATCAAAAACACAATCATTGTTGATGGTGCAGGATGGGGACAGTATCCGCAATCTATTTTTGACTACGGAAAAGAAGTCTTTAATGCAGATCCGCTTAAAAATACGATGTTCTCCATTCATATGTACGAATATGCCGGAGGTAATGCCGCCACAGTAAAGAGCAATATGGATAATGTACTGAATAAAAACCTAGCTCTGCTGATTGGAGAATTCGGCATTAAGCATACGAGCGGTGATGTGGATGAGGCTACCATTATGAGTTACGCTGAGCAAAAGGGAGTCGGTTATCTTGCATGGTCTTGGAAAGGAAACAGTCCGGGTCTTGATTATCTGGATATGACTACTGACTGGCAAGGATCAAGCTTAACGGAACAAGGTCGTATTATCATTGAAGGTCCCAATGGTATTAGGGCGACATCAAAGTTAAGCTCGGTTTATAGCGATTCATCCAACAAACAGTCATCCAGTAAACCATGA